ATATGTCCCTTCTCCTTGCCGAGGAAGCCGCTGTTGCTCGCCAGATGGAACAGTTTCAGGCCATGGAGGCACGGGGAGTTTCTACCCGCAGCGATGTTCTTGAGGCCAGATCCCGTCTGCTGGAGGTTAGGGCCGGTATTATTGAGGCAAAAAGTAACCTTCAGATAAAAAAAGACAGGCTTTCCCGCATTACCGGTGTTCCCGTGGAAGATGTTCTGCCCCTTGGACTTCACCTTGCCTACGATCCTCCGGGTTTATCCCTGAAAGACTGGCAGGAAAAGGCCCTTGCCGCCAATCTCAGGGTTCGGTACCATGAATATTATCTGCAGGTTTATATTAATGGTGAGAGGCAGGCACTGTCCCGCCATGCGCCCACCGTGGATGCTGTTCTGCAGCATATGGATACCAATGAAAGCACCCATTACAGGGCTGCCGATGATACCATCACCAGCGCAGCCGTTCATTTGAATATTCCCCTGTACTCCGGTGGAGAAACCAGTGCCCGCCACAGGGAAGCAAAGGCCATTGTAAAAAAAGCACAGGCGGATCTTGATCATATGAAAAGGGATGCCGTCCATCGTGTCACCGAGGCCTACACCCGGATAGAGGGTGCTTCGGCGCGTATTTATGCACTGGAGGAAGCCGTTGATGCCAATATACTGGCCGTGGAATCCAGTTCTCAGGGGGTGAGGGCGGGTATTCGTACGCCCACGGATGTGCTGGATGCGGAGCGAAGGCTTTATAATTCCCGCACCCGGCTGCTTCAGGCCCGTTATGACCATGTCATGGCCCGCCTGAGCCTGCTTTTCCATGCCGGTACCCTTGAAGATGAGGATATGGAGGAGCTGAACCGGCTTCTGGCAGTATCCGGTAACCCTGCCGGTGGCTGACTTGAAGCCCGTTGGCTGTAAGTATCTGTTCGGATCTGTGGTCACCGTCAGGCTTGGCACTTGTGTCTGCCTGGCTTTTGTGTGTGTCCGTGTCAGTCACTGTTTGTCCGTGTACAGTAGGTTGAGGCTCTCGAAGCCAGGTGGCTGTAAGTACCGTCCGGGGCTGTGGTTCCGTCAGCCTTGACAGAGTCTGTCCGGCTTTTGTGTGTGTCCGTGTCAGTCACTGTTTGTCCGTGTACAGTAGGTTGAGGCTCTCGAAGCCAGGTGGCTGTAAGTACCGTCCGGGGCTGTGGTTCCGTCAGCCTTGACAGAGTCTGTCCGGTTTTTGTGTGTGTCCGTGTCAGTCGCTGCATGTCCGTGTGCTTTTGGTTTTTGTGTCAGTCCCTGTTTGTCCGTGTTGTCCTTGTCCGTGCAGCCCGGAGGCTGAGGCCCTCGAAGCCCGTGCAAAAGTTTATCCGTTTCAGCCCCCTGAGGCTGAACCGTTACCAGTTATGAAAGGCTATGATTTGAAACCCTTAAGAAAACAATCAGCTGCTCAGGGAAACAAGGAAAAGGGAGAGCTGGCAAAGCTGCTGCTTACCTTTAAAACCACCTTTTTCTCCCTTGGAATTTTCAGCTTTGTGATCAATATGCTGATGATTACCCCAGCCGTCTATATGCTCCAGATCTATGACCGTGTACTCATGAGCGCCAATCAGACCACCCTTTTCATGCTCACCATCATCGTGGTCATGTTCTACGTCATTCTTGCGGCCCTTGAAGGTGTCCGAAGCCGGGTCATGGTGCGGGCTGGCAACAAGATAGATGCCTTAAGCTGTGACCGGGTATTTGACGTGGCCTATGAAAGGTCCCTGCGCGGTGCATCGGGCAGGGCTTCCCAGACCTTCAGCGACATGACTCAGGTGAGGCAGTTTCTTACGGGTAATGGTCTTTTTGCCTTTTTTGATGCCCCCTGGGCACCCATTTATATTTTCATTATCTTCATGTTGCATCCGGCTCTGGGGCTTTTTGCCTTAGGAGCAGCCATTATTCTTATTTTCCTTGCCTTTGTCACGGAATGGACCAGCCGTGCACCTCTGGGAGAGTCCAATAAGCACTATGCCTCTGCCACCAACTTTGCCAACATGAATTTTCGCAATGCGGAA
The sequence above is a segment of the Desulfobotulus mexicanus genome. Coding sequences within it:
- a CDS encoding TolC family outer membrane protein; this encodes MQKKAPWFYPLFFIFFLTCFFLMPSVFAGPMDLLKAWELARSHDAEYLSSVYEMEAGETFRAQARSGLLPHFSAGASFTHSDSDRYDKYETRRYAVSLRQPLFNLESYYHYRKSGPQVMAVRVAGDMAAADLKLRVAESYFDLLASIDHMSLLLAEEAAVARQMEQFQAMEARGVSTRSDVLEARSRLLEVRAGIIEAKSNLQIKKDRLSRITGVPVEDVLPLGLHLAYDPPGLSLKDWQEKALAANLRVRYHEYYLQVYINGERQALSRHAPTVDAVLQHMDTNESTHYRAADDTITSAAVHLNIPLYSGGETSARHREAKAIVKKAQADLDHMKRDAVHRVTEAYTRIEGASARIYALEEAVDANILAVESSSQGVRAGIRTPTDVLDAERRLYNSRTRLLQARYDHVMARLSLLFHAGTLEDEDMEELNRLLAVSGNPAGG